One window of Phycisphaeraceae bacterium genomic DNA carries:
- a CDS encoding four helix bundle protein codes for MGSIRSYRDIIGWQRGMELAEMMYGFVDSLPESERFGLRSQLRRAAVSIPSNIAEGYGRGTPAEFLRSLRVARGSVAEVSTQLELVSRLRLAQPHQSIIDLVAETDRVIQGLIRSLEDKERE; via the coding sequence GTGGGAAGCATCCGGAGCTATCGAGACATCATCGGCTGGCAGCGAGGAATGGAACTCGCCGAGATGATGTACGGCTTCGTTGATTCCCTGCCGGAGAGTGAACGATTTGGTCTGCGGAGCCAGCTTCGTCGCGCGGCGGTATCAATCCCATCCAACATCGCAGAGGGCTACGGACGCGGGACGCCCGCTGAGTTTCTTCGCTCTCTGCGTGTCGCACGCGGATCTGTTGCCGAAGTCAGCACCCAGCTCGAACTCGTATCTCGCCTTCGCTTGGCCCAGCCGCACCAGAGCATCATTGACCTCGTTGCAGAAACCGATCGAGTCATCCAAGGACTGATCCGCAGTCTCGAAGACAAGGAGCGAGAGTAA
- the accB gene encoding acetyl-CoA carboxylase biotin carboxyl carrier protein, whose translation MKKLAELVQLMTDNGLTELELRDENEAVVLKRGQSGVQLPPHMMTPQMMTPQMMMPMAIPASAPGQAAPGGSSAPSSDAGLVAIESPMVGTFYSASNPDSPPFAKVGSQVGPGSVVCLVEAMKVFNEIKSEVSGTIERVLVKNGDAVEFGQKLFLVKP comes from the coding sequence ATGAAGAAGTTAGCCGAGTTGGTCCAATTGATGACCGACAACGGTCTCACAGAACTGGAACTTCGCGATGAGAACGAGGCCGTCGTTCTGAAGCGCGGCCAGTCTGGCGTCCAACTCCCCCCCCACATGATGACGCCTCAGATGATGACGCCTCAGATGATGATGCCGATGGCGATCCCGGCATCGGCACCCGGACAGGCGGCACCGGGTGGCTCCTCGGCCCCCTCCTCCGACGCCGGCCTGGTGGCGATCGAGTCCCCGATGGTCGGGACGTTCTACTCCGCCTCGAACCCGGACTCCCCCCCCTTCGCGAAGGTCGGCTCGCAGGTCGGCCCCGGCTCGGTCGTCTGCCTCGTCGAGGCGATGAAGGTGTTCAACGAGATCAAGTCCGAGGTCTCGGGAACGATCGAGCGCGTGCTGGTCAAGAACGGCGACGCGGTCGAGTTCGGGCAGAAGCTGTTTTTGGTCAAGCCGTAG
- a CDS encoding MoxR family ATPase, which yields MANSSVPSPETPAELRAECDKFKATFQQLRTEIGKVVVGHKEVVDGVLIALFAGGNVLLEGVPGLGKTLLIRTLSETLHLSFNRVQFTPDLMPADVIGTNIVTEDADTGRRGFQFQRGPIFAQIVLADEINRATPKTQSALLEAMQERSVTVAGQTYKLELPFFVMATQNPIEQEGTYPLPEAQLDRFIFKIVVGYSQLDELMTILDRTTSTENPKPSRVIDGPAILAAQKLVRGVVVAPHVKEYAARLVLATHPGGKHAAGGEGGITNRYVRCGASPRAAQALLLGGKVRALADGRYNVSYKDIQEIATLALRHRLLLNFEAEADRVDPDAIVKEILEKTTTQPMAAVGV from the coding sequence ATGGCGAACAGCAGCGTCCCCTCTCCAGAAACTCCCGCGGAACTCCGCGCCGAGTGCGACAAGTTCAAGGCGACCTTCCAGCAACTCCGCACCGAGATCGGCAAGGTGGTTGTCGGCCACAAGGAGGTCGTGGACGGCGTGCTGATCGCGCTCTTCGCCGGCGGCAACGTGCTGCTCGAAGGCGTGCCCGGACTCGGCAAGACCCTGCTCATCCGCACACTCTCCGAGACGCTCCACCTCTCCTTCAATCGCGTGCAGTTTACCCCAGACCTCATGCCGGCGGACGTCATCGGCACCAACATCGTCACCGAAGATGCAGACACCGGGCGCAGGGGATTCCAGTTCCAGCGCGGCCCGATCTTCGCACAGATCGTCCTCGCCGACGAGATCAACCGCGCCACGCCCAAGACCCAATCCGCGCTCCTTGAAGCGATGCAGGAGCGATCGGTGACGGTCGCCGGCCAGACCTACAAGCTCGAACTCCCCTTCTTCGTCATGGCGACGCAGAATCCGATCGAGCAGGAGGGCACATACCCGCTCCCAGAGGCCCAGCTCGACCGCTTCATCTTCAAGATCGTGGTTGGCTACTCGCAGCTCGACGAACTCATGACGATCCTCGACCGCACGACCAGCACGGAGAACCCCAAGCCCTCGCGCGTCATCGACGGGCCCGCGATCCTCGCGGCTCAGAAACTCGTTCGTGGCGTCGTCGTCGCGCCCCACGTCAAGGAGTACGCCGCGAGACTCGTGCTCGCCACGCATCCAGGCGGCAAGCACGCCGCAGGAGGCGAGGGGGGCATCACCAACCGCTATGTCCGCTGCGGCGCATCGCCCCGTGCGGCTCAGGCGCTGCTCCTGGGTGGAAAGGTCAGGGCCCTCGCCGACGGGCGGTACAACGTCTCCTACAAGGACATCCAGGAGATCGCGACACTCGCGCTCCGCCATCGTCTCCTCCTCAACTTCGAGGCCGAGGCAGACCGCGTCGATCCGGATGCGATCGTGAAAGAGATCTTGGAGAAGACAACAACCCAGCCCATGGCGGCGGTGGGGGTGTGA
- the accC gene encoding acetyl-CoA carboxylase biotin carboxylase subunit, which produces MFRRILIANRGEIALRIIRACRELGVEAVCVYSTADKDAPYLKLADRAICIGPPPARESYINIPKIIAAAEIADVDAIHPGYGFLSERADFAQICRDCKIEFIGPSPEAMAKLGDKVECKRTAKAAKVPIFPGSEGAIEDEEEAVNVAAEIGYPVIIKASAGGGGRGMKVCHNEATLRTNLRIASQEALAAFGNGAVFIEKFLEHARHVEVQCLGDKHGHAIHLFERDCSTQRRHQKLIEEAPGPLIDRKKRDAACEAAARLIKAAEYSGAATVEFLMDEKQNFYMLEVNTRVQVEHPVTEMITGVDIVKMSILVASGEPLPYKQKDIEIRGHAMECRINAEDPDKNFMPCAGRITTFEPPGGPGVRLDTHVVTGYTVPPNYDSMIGKLIVHADDREQCMNRMARALREFNVGPIKTTIPLHQRLMENADFRKGGVDIHYLERLLK; this is translated from the coding sequence ATGTTTAGACGCATCCTCATTGCCAACCGCGGCGAGATCGCCCTTCGCATCATCCGTGCCTGCCGCGAGCTCGGCGTCGAAGCCGTCTGCGTGTACTCCACTGCCGACAAGGACGCGCCGTACCTCAAGCTCGCCGATCGCGCGATCTGCATCGGCCCGCCTCCGGCGCGCGAGTCGTACATCAACATCCCCAAGATCATCGCTGCGGCGGAGATCGCCGACGTCGACGCCATCCATCCCGGCTACGGCTTCCTCTCTGAGCGGGCCGACTTTGCGCAGATCTGCCGCGACTGCAAGATCGAGTTCATCGGCCCCTCTCCCGAGGCGATGGCGAAGCTCGGTGACAAGGTCGAGTGCAAGCGGACGGCCAAGGCCGCGAAGGTTCCGATCTTCCCCGGCTCGGAGGGCGCGATCGAGGACGAGGAAGAGGCCGTCAATGTCGCCGCCGAGATCGGGTATCCGGTGATCATCAAGGCCTCTGCCGGCGGTGGCGGGCGCGGCATGAAGGTCTGCCACAACGAGGCGACCCTCCGCACCAACCTCCGCATCGCCAGCCAGGAAGCCCTTGCCGCCTTCGGGAACGGCGCGGTCTTCATCGAGAAGTTCCTTGAGCATGCCCGCCACGTCGAGGTCCAGTGCCTCGGCGACAAGCATGGGCACGCCATCCACCTGTTTGAGCGCGACTGCTCCACGCAGCGCCGCCACCAGAAACTCATCGAAGAGGCCCCCGGCCCGCTGATCGACCGCAAGAAGCGTGATGCCGCGTGCGAGGCCGCGGCGCGGCTCATCAAGGCCGCGGAGTACTCGGGGGCTGCGACCGTCGAGTTCCTGATGGACGAGAAGCAGAACTTCTACATGCTCGAGGTGAACACGCGCGTGCAGGTCGAGCACCCGGTCACCGAGATGATCACGGGCGTCGACATCGTCAAGATGTCGATCCTCGTCGCGTCGGGCGAGCCGCTGCCTTACAAGCAGAAGGACATCGAGATCCGCGGGCACGCGATGGAGTGTCGCATCAACGCCGAGGATCCCGACAAGAACTTCATGCCGTGCGCCGGACGGATCACGACGTTCGAGCCGCCGGGCGGCCCGGGAGTCCGCCTGGACACGCATGTCGTCACCGGGTACACGGTGCCGCCGAACTACGACTCGATGATCGGCAAGCTGATCGTCCACGCCGACGATCGCGAGCAGTGCATGAACCGCATGGCCCGCGCGCTCCGCGAGTTCAATGTCGGCCCGATCAAGACGACGATCCCGCTGCACCAGCGCCTGATGGAGAACGCTGACTTCCGCAAGGGCGGCGTGGATATCCACTATCTGGAGCGGCTTCTGAAGTAA
- a CDS encoding VWA domain-containing protein: MMESSWIHHAMGLHAIGRAGASPLASITLGPVQFDSPVFLILLPVLIALAIWIARRNLSGLSSASRKVAIGIRLLLITLLVLVLSEPQTRRTSKDVSVTAVLDASRSIPAPLVAQMDRFIAEAAQLHKQSGDRLGVITVARDARVQDLPRPQVQGVDRKDTGPLDGTDLASAIRLAMAVMPKDAANRLLLISDGNETAGSLLQAAQAARAAGVPIDVVPIVYEHKSEVIVERLVVPATARMGETVAVKVVLTATAPVEGLLSIMQNGTKIDLDPDTPDLSMPVSLTAGVNVKVIPLTLFAAGPQEFEAIFEPLVGEGGESGDAIMENNRALAVSFVAGRGRVLLVSRSEQESRPFAEAMAAGRIDASVIPSEQFPGSLTELNGFDAVVLINQNAYEYTLAQQVAMRQYVHDSGGGLVMIGGPDSFGAGGWIGSPIEEVLPVRLDPPQKRQMPRGALVLIIHSVEMPQGVFYGKQVANAAVDALSRLDLAGIIEYSWGNATDWVHPLVELGDKSQIKQAINGLQFGDMQDFSPSFNLALQGLLRVQAGQKHVIMISDGDPTLPPRSLLQKFVDAKISVSTVGVFPHSPADTARMSTIARDTGGQHYEITTQAALATLPQIFIKEAQTIRRSLIWEGQAFAPRIVDAAAETMRGISGVPPISGYVVTADREGLSVVTMRGQENDPIAAQWQFGLGRSVAFTSDAATRWSPAWVSWPGFNQFWQQHIRWAMRPSGSANVRVTTENRGDQTLISIDALDQNGERLNFAQFRGRLALPDGGGQDVQVQQIGPGRYEARVPTEQAGTYLLGLRYAARPEESGPMIEGTVQAAITRPFADEFRAIRDNAPLLRQIAEMTGGKVLSSDPRQAELWRRDDISMPVATTPIWLTLAICSIALFLADVGVRRVRIDPHAIARRIAGLFGASKVKQGAQIGSLQAARDKARERMSEADRGSRTDRAADPAPTPIADVAARKFESGPGTKPDASSPLSSIRSSDAPGERPKPRAGASEIKSAEEGMSALMKAKKRAQEQIDDQSRPRDDKKQD; encoded by the coding sequence ATGATGGAGAGCTCGTGGATCCATCACGCGATGGGGCTACACGCGATCGGGCGTGCAGGTGCGAGCCCGCTCGCCTCGATCACGCTCGGCCCGGTCCAGTTCGATTCTCCGGTGTTCTTGATACTGCTACCGGTGCTGATTGCGCTCGCGATCTGGATCGCGCGTCGGAATCTCTCGGGGCTGAGTTCCGCCTCTCGCAAGGTCGCCATCGGGATTCGCCTGCTCCTCATCACGCTGCTCGTGCTCGTGCTCTCGGAGCCCCAGACTCGTAGGACCAGCAAGGACGTCAGCGTGACGGCCGTGTTGGATGCAAGCCGCTCGATCCCCGCGCCGCTGGTGGCGCAGATGGACCGTTTCATCGCGGAAGCCGCACAGCTTCACAAACAATCCGGCGACCGTCTGGGCGTCATCACGGTTGCCCGCGATGCCCGCGTGCAGGATCTGCCCCGCCCGCAGGTGCAGGGTGTGGATCGCAAGGACACGGGGCCGCTGGACGGGACCGATCTCGCCTCGGCGATACGTCTGGCGATGGCAGTGATGCCGAAGGATGCCGCGAACCGGCTCTTGCTGATCTCCGACGGAAACGAGACGGCTGGTTCGCTTCTGCAGGCGGCCCAGGCAGCGCGGGCCGCGGGCGTTCCAATCGATGTCGTGCCGATCGTGTACGAGCACAAGAGCGAGGTCATCGTCGAGCGTCTCGTGGTTCCCGCCACGGCCCGGATGGGTGAGACGGTCGCGGTCAAGGTGGTGTTGACGGCGACAGCCCCCGTCGAGGGGCTTCTGTCGATCATGCAGAACGGCACGAAGATCGATCTCGATCCGGACACGCCCGATCTCTCGATGCCGGTCTCTCTCACAGCGGGCGTGAACGTCAAGGTCATCCCGCTGACGCTCTTCGCCGCAGGGCCGCAGGAGTTCGAGGCGATCTTCGAGCCGCTCGTCGGCGAGGGGGGCGAGTCGGGCGATGCGATCATGGAGAACAACCGGGCACTCGCGGTCTCCTTTGTCGCGGGGCGCGGCCGGGTCCTCCTTGTCTCCCGAAGCGAGCAGGAGTCGAGGCCGTTTGCAGAGGCGATGGCCGCGGGCCGGATCGACGCCAGCGTCATCCCGTCCGAGCAGTTCCCGGGCTCGCTCACGGAACTCAACGGCTTCGACGCCGTGGTCCTGATCAACCAGAACGCGTACGAGTACACGCTCGCGCAGCAGGTCGCGATGCGTCAGTATGTCCACGACTCGGGCGGCGGGCTCGTCATGATCGGCGGACCGGATTCCTTCGGCGCGGGCGGGTGGATCGGCTCGCCGATCGAAGAGGTCCTCCCGGTTCGCCTCGATCCTCCGCAGAAGCGTCAGATGCCGCGCGGTGCGCTGGTCCTGATCATCCACTCTGTCGAGATGCCGCAGGGCGTTTTCTACGGCAAGCAGGTCGCGAACGCGGCGGTCGACGCCCTCTCTCGCCTCGATCTCGCGGGGATCATCGAGTACTCATGGGGCAACGCGACCGACTGGGTGCATCCGCTGGTCGAGCTGGGGGACAAGAGCCAGATCAAGCAGGCGATCAACGGCTTGCAGTTCGGCGATATGCAGGACTTCTCGCCGTCATTCAATCTGGCATTGCAGGGGCTGCTGCGGGTTCAGGCAGGCCAGAAGCACGTGATCATGATCTCGGACGGCGATCCGACGCTGCCGCCACGCTCGCTGCTCCAGAAGTTCGTTGACGCGAAGATCTCTGTGAGCACAGTCGGCGTCTTCCCGCACTCACCGGCGGACACGGCGCGAATGAGCACGATCGCGCGCGACACCGGCGGCCAGCACTACGAGATCACAACCCAGGCGGCGCTCGCGACACTCCCGCAGATCTTCATCAAGGAGGCGCAGACGATCCGTCGCTCGCTGATCTGGGAGGGGCAGGCATTCGCGCCGCGGATCGTCGATGCCGCCGCCGAAACGATGCGGGGTATCTCGGGCGTGCCGCCGATCTCGGGCTACGTCGTGACGGCGGATCGCGAGGGTCTGAGCGTCGTGACGATGCGAGGACAAGAGAACGACCCGATCGCTGCCCAGTGGCAGTTCGGGCTCGGGCGTTCCGTGGCCTTCACATCGGATGCCGCCACGCGCTGGAGCCCGGCGTGGGTCTCGTGGCCGGGCTTCAACCAGTTCTGGCAGCAGCACATCCGCTGGGCGATGCGCCCCTCGGGATCCGCGAACGTCCGCGTGACGACGGAGAACAGGGGCGACCAGACGCTCATCTCGATCGACGCGCTCGACCAGAACGGCGAGCGACTGAACTTTGCCCAGTTCCGAGGGCGCCTTGCCCTCCCCGATGGCGGAGGACAGGACGTCCAGGTGCAGCAGATCGGGCCCGGGCGATACGAGGCCCGTGTGCCGACCGAGCAGGCGGGGACCTACTTGCTCGGGCTGAGGTACGCCGCTCGTCCCGAAGAAAGCGGCCCGATGATCGAGGGAACCGTGCAGGCGGCGATCACCAGACCCTTCGCCGATGAGTTCCGCGCGATCCGCGACAACGCGCCGCTCCTGAGGCAGATCGCTGAGATGACCGGCGGCAAAGTCCTGTCATCCGACCCGCGTCAGGCGGAGCTTTGGAGGCGGGACGACATCAGCATGCCGGTCGCGACAACCCCGATCTGGCTGACGCTCGCCATCTGCTCGATCGCGCTCTTTCTGGCCGATGTCGGTGTGCGCCGTGTCCGCATCGATCCCCACGCGATCGCAAGGCGCATCGCAGGGCTCTTCGGTGCTTCCAAAGTGAAACAAGGTGCGCAGATCGGGTCGTTGCAGGCCGCTCGCGACAAGGCACGCGAGCGCATGAGCGAAGCGGACCGAGGAAGCAGGACAGATCGCGCCGCCGATCCGGCACCGACGCCGATCGCAGACGTCGCGGCACGCAAGTTCGAGAGCGGCCCGGGCACAAAGCCCGACGCCTCCAGCCCTCTGTCGAGCATCCGCTCATCCGACGCACCGGGCGAGAGACCGAAGCCCCGCGCGGGTGCGAGCGAGATCAAGAGCGCGGAAGAGGGAATGTCCGCCTTGATGAAGGCCAAGAAGCGAGCCCAGGAACAGATCGACGACCAGTCGCGCCCGCGCGACGACAAGAAGCAGGACTGA
- a CDS encoding GxxExxY protein, which yields MNAKIAKVSKEGDVNEPLDNSGAFRKELPADLERIAHTLIGAAIEVHRELGPGLLESVYEEALVHELCTRGLRAQRQVALDVVYKGAVIKGQRLDLVVEGLIVVELKAIAKLADLHGAQLLSYLRAARLPLGLLFNFNVMVLRDGMRRVLNERAIETFSPLVVPSRSSRSSRSGMD from the coding sequence TTGAACGCGAAGATCGCGAAGGTCTCGAAGGAAGGCGATGTGAATGAGCCGCTCGACAACTCAGGGGCTTTCCGGAAGGAGTTGCCCGCCGATCTTGAGCGGATCGCGCACACACTGATTGGTGCCGCGATTGAGGTTCATCGCGAGCTTGGCCCCGGGTTGCTTGAATCCGTTTATGAGGAGGCTCTCGTGCATGAACTTTGCACACGGGGCCTGCGAGCACAGAGGCAAGTTGCGCTGGACGTTGTATACAAGGGCGCGGTGATCAAGGGGCAGCGGCTCGACCTAGTCGTGGAAGGACTGATTGTTGTGGAACTGAAGGCCATTGCAAAGCTGGCGGACTTGCACGGAGCCCAGTTGCTGTCATACCTGCGAGCGGCTCGTTTGCCACTCGGCTTGTTGTTCAACTTCAATGTGATGGTCCTTCGTGACGGTATGAGGCGAGTTCTCAATGAGCGTGCCATAGAGACTTTCTCTCCTCTTGTTGTCCCTTCGCGATCTTCGCGTTCTTCGCGTTCAGGAATGGATTGA